The Paenibacillus dendritiformis region TTCCTTCGCTCATTGGCTTGAACAGCACCAGCAGTACCAATTGGCAGGATTGACCCGTCAAATTTCCCATAAAGGTCCCTTTAACGAATCCGATCCCGCATATTATCTCACGGAAGTTCAAACGCCTGTCTTGCGCAATACGAAATAGATTTTCTTGCTCTAACCGGCGATATTTCAGGATTGACTCTCACACGATGTGAGGGCATAACGTAAAATGGCATCATAAAACGAGGAGGACATGCTATGAAGCCATTGATGTTGAATCCGATTGGAAAAATCCGTATCGGCCGTGAGGGGATGAGGATCGAAGTCGAGCAGAAGTATACCCCGGCATTAAAGGAACTGGATGGATTCAGCCATCTTCAAGTGCTGTGGTGGTTCGACGGCTGCGACAACGCAAGTGCCAGAAATACGCTGGAAACGGAAAAGCCCTATAAAAAAGGGCCTGACACGCTTGGAATCTTTGCGACCCGCTCCCCGTACAGACCGAATCCAATCGGCCTGTCGACCGCTCGAATCCTAGCGATTGACGAGGAGAA contains the following coding sequences:
- a CDS encoding SAM-dependent methyltransferase — protein: MKPLMLNPIGKIRIGREGMRIEVEQKYTPALKELDGFSHLQVLWWFDGCDNASARNTLETEKPYKKGPDTLGIFATRSPYRPNPIGLSTARILAIDEENGIIQLAYLDAHEGSPVLDLKPYTPSLDRVEIPHVPEWCAHWPQSLEESASFDWSNEFRWSDE